A section of the Oncorhynchus gorbuscha isolate QuinsamMale2020 ecotype Even-year linkage group LG06, OgorEven_v1.0, whole genome shotgun sequence genome encodes:
- the LOC124037324 gene encoding delta-like protein D has translation MGRQSLVIAVIICVLICQGFCSGVFELKLQEFLNKKGVTGNTNCCKGASVIQKCECKTFFRICLKHYQVNVSPEPPCTYGGAMTPVLGSNSFQVPETTAEAFANPIPFSFGFTWPGTFSLIIEALHTDSDDDLSTDNPEGLISRFTTQKHLTVGDKWSSDLQTSGRTELKYSYRFVCDEHYYGEGCSIFCRPRDDAFGHFTCGDRGEIICNSGWKGTYCTEPICLPGCGEEHGFCDKPGECKCRVGFSGRYCDDCIRYPGCLHGTCQQPWQCSCLEGWGGLFCNQDLNYCTHHKPCMNGATCTNTGQGSYTCSCKPGFTGASCEIEVNECSDNPCQNGGSCTDLENTYTCACPPGFYGNSCELSAMTCADGPCFNGGRCADNPEGGYYCQCPLGYAGFNCEKKIDHCTSNPCSNGAQCMDLVNSYMCQCPEGFSGANCEDNIDECTNFPCQNGGTCLDGMNDYTCTCPPGYTGKNCSSTIRKCEHNPCHNGATCHERYNRYVCACVPGYGGHNCQFLLPEHPQGQPGVEGAGKRYSDEEDQGTFPWTAVCAGIILALLLLVACAVLVVYIRVKVQQGSQQGDTHSESETMNNLANNCQRPDKDLSVSVIGTTGVKNTNKKVDFHPDNAGGEQNGHKSRCSSTDYNLVHELKPEDVLKEDQEKSESNSSESFCSDSEFEEKHRKRLSDASEKKLPEESTCNEASMCNDTKYQSVYVISDEKDECIIATEV, from the exons ATGGGACGCCAGTCGCTTGTGATAGCTGTCATCATTTGTGTCTTGATATGCCAG GGTTTTTGTTCAGGGGTTTTCGAGTTGAAGTTGCAAGAGTTTCTCAACAAGAAAGGAGTGACAGGCAATACAAACTGCTGCAAAGGAGCCTCTGTGATTCAGAAGTGTGAATGCAAAACGTTTTTTAGAATCTGCTTGAAGCATTATCAAGTTAATGTATCACCGGAACCCCCTTGTACCTATGGTGGTGCGATGACTCCTGTCCTCGGATCAAACTCCTTCCAAGTGCCTGAAACAACTGCAGAAGCATTCGCCAACCCTATTCCGTTTTCTTTTGGATTCACGTGGCCG GGGACATTCTCTCTCATCATTGAGGCCCTACACACAGATTCTGACGATGATCTTTCAACAG ATAACCCTGAAGGTCTGATCAGTCGCTTCACCACTCAGAAGCATCTGACAGTGGGTGATAAGTGGTCCTCTGATTTACAGACTAGTGGAAGAACAGAGCTGAAGTACTCCTACCGATTTGTTTGTGATGAGCATTACTACGGGGAGGGTTGTTCTATTTTCTGCCGTCCACGAGATGATGCCTTCGGTCACTTCACCTGTGGGGACCGTGGCGAGATCATCTGCAACTCAGGATGGAAGGGAACCTACTGCACAGAAC CAATCTGTCTTCCTGGTTGTGGCGAGGAGCACGGGTTCTGTGACAAGCCTGGTGAATGCAA GTGTAGAGTTGGCTTCAGTGGGCGTTACTGTGATGACTGCATCCGCTATCCAGGATGTCTTCATGGCACCTGCCAGCAGCCGTGGCAGTGTAGCTGCCTGGAGGGGTGGGGTGGCCTCTTCTGCAACCAAG ATCTCAACTACTGCACACACCACAAGCCCTGCATGAATGGAGCCACTTGTACCAATACTGGCCAGGGTAGCTACACCTGCTCCTGTAAACCCGGCTTCACTGGGGCCAGCTGTGAGATTGAGGTTAATGAATGTTCCGACAACCCCTGCCAAAATGGGGGAAGCTGCACT GATTTAGAAAACACATACACATGTGCCTGCCCCCCAGGCTTCTATGGCAACAGCTGTGAACTCAGTGCCATGACCTGTGCCGATGGGCCTTGCTTTAACGGCGGACGCTGTGCTGACAACCCAGAGGGAGGATACTACTGCCAGTGTCCTCTCGGCTATGCCGGATTCAACTGTGAGAAGAAGATCGACCACTGCACCTCCAACCCATGCTCCAACG GTGCCCAGTGTATGGACCTTGTGAACTCCTACATGTGCCAGTGCCCTGAGGGCTTCTCCGGAGCCAACTGCGAGGACAACATTGATGAGTGCACCAACTTCCCCTGCCAGAACGGTGGCACATGCTTGGATGGCATGAACGATTACACCTGCACCTGCCCACCTGGATACACCGGGAAGAACTGCAGCTCGACCATCAGAAAATGTGAGCACAATCCCTGCCACAACGGAGCCACCTGCCACGAGAGGTATAATCGCTATGTGTGCGCCTGTGTGCCAGGCTACGGCGGCCATAACTGCCAGTTCCTCCTGCCGGAGCACCCCCAGGGCCAACCCGGGGTGGAAGGAGCTGGTAAGAGATACTCTGATGAAGAGGACCAAGGCACATTCCCCTGGACCGCAGTGTGTGCTGGGATTATCCTggcgctgctgctgctggtggccTGTGCCGTGCTGGTGGTTTACATCCGGGTCAAGGTGCAGCAGGGGAGTCAGCAGGGAGACACCCACAGTGAGAGTGAGACCATGAACAACCTGGCCAACAACTGTCAACGACCTGACAAGGACCTATCTGTCAGCGTGATCGGCACGACGGGGGTCaagaacaccaataagaaagTGGACTTTCACCCGGACAATGCTGGAGGAGAGCAGAATGGCCACAAGTCCCGATGCTCGTCAACGGATTATAATCTGGTGCATGAGCTGAAGCCAGAAGATGTGTTGAAAGAGGACCAAGAAAAGAGTGAATCCAATAGTTCTGAATCTTTTTGTTCTGACAGTGAGTTTGAAGAGAAACACAGAAAACGTTTGAG TGACGCCTCAGAAAAGAAACTTCCAGAGGAGTCGACATGCAACGAAGCATCGATGTGCAATGACACAAAGTAccagtcagtctatgtcataTCAGACGAGAAAGATGAATGTATCATTGCAACTGAG GTGTAA